Proteins from one Bactrocera neohumeralis isolate Rockhampton chromosome 3, APGP_CSIRO_Bneo_wtdbg2-racon-allhic-juicebox.fasta_v2, whole genome shotgun sequence genomic window:
- the LOC126754037 gene encoding gamma-aminobutyric acid type B receptor subunit 1, whose translation MPKPRQKRHWHWLKTGQLYRLTLIVTSICIPLCSSASGTTSYLTTEIYNTPKSNNNSTRSQLHTPRKQKSLTKSQELEQQNLQATQIKLTNTHQSKHKLSLQPTHSHESAPTERAVLAQTRNRPNVELNLPTPPLETSSDDDVAYGTKTKVEKHTHVAYGLQQTPTHHATLVKVQNVSGGIQPDTQTVEKINFSRSSTRISANWPQNNLKVNQVFESQRRMTTAEIRRNSRRIVLLGLFELSNRQGQRLDGWSELSAAQMAVEHINSKKILPDYTLELLTNDTQCDPGVGVDRFFHAIYTQPDTRMIMLLGSACSEVTESLAKVVPHWSIVQVSFGSTSPALSDRKEFPNFYRTVAPDSSHNPARIAFIRFFGWDTVTTFSQNEEVHSLAVNDLVTELEAANISCAATITFAATDFKEQLLLLRETDTRIIIGSFSQDLAPQVLCEAFRLRMFGADYAWILHESMGAPWWNDISATGTNCTPKELQDAVENLIIIASHNRIVGNKTSYSGLSNEMFLSELRQRANGLLDNGSVDKQRKSNAARTQNSLRDKALNTNDIPTLNAIAVSTYAPQTYDAVWAIALALRAAEERWQKLGLQSKLNQFDYVRADMAREFLQQMAKLDFLGVSGPVSFSGPDRIGTTAFYQIQNGTLALVALYYPAVSRLDFHCPHCRAVRWHTGQVPIARRIFKMRVATIATSAFYTIATLSVVGIILAIAFLAFTLHFRKMKAIKLSSPKLSNISAVGCVCVYVAVILLGLDYSTLPTPETSYSNVCTARVYLLCAGFSLAFGSMFAKTYRVHRIFTRTGSVFKDKMLQDAQLIMLVCILLVVDALLVTLWVFVDPMERHLHNLTLEISSIDRSVVYQPQVEVCRSQHTQGWLGALYAYKGLLLVVGVYMAWETRHVTIPALNDSQYIGVSVYLVVITSAIVVVLANLISERVTLAFITITSLILASTTATLCLSFIPKLHDIWGRNVIVDPVIHSMGLKMECNTRRFVIDDRRELQYRVEVQNRVYKKEIAALDQEIRKLERILEFGTASSATSSSSLVGGQQRPELTVTSDTSIFMHPSSPTFPPVFPALPPSNNKSRAPSISGILPNLLLSVLPPVIPRASWPSAEYMQLSMRRSIAFASQPQLEERKSAATCLAEQDLYNLRIAHRQATETKTGLINRLRGIFSRTASSNKGSSCSLGEQKSLRAAFKSHMGLFTRHVPTTQAASCNAIYNQTNRNDEGSNGSNEAPLKAMKRLSFAKSGTHLDVATPDPNFLQIPSISAETPEEPTHMGLILPLDESELERIGVARYTKVHETKVNFQLPANRRPSILEPQPSMRERVRCSPRFPHRVVPTSSLGALEEADDRSSIALQERIPLGRATGAGTWKSMEVTTESKLSLSVTPSDKSSTPTSGEVEDIIEIEITKPMD comes from the exons ATGCCAAAGCCACGACAAAAACGTCACTGGCATTGGCTGAAAACGGGCCAATTATACCGTCTCACACTTATTGTGACATCAATATGTATACCACTTTGCAGCAGTGCTTCCGGCACGACGAGCTACTTAACCACTGAGATATATAACACCCctaagagcaacaacaacagcaccagaAGCCAACTGCATACaccaaggaaacaaaaaagccTTACAAAATCACAGGAGCTAGAACAACAGAACTTACAGGCAACCCAAATCAAACTAACCAACACGCACCAAAGCAAACATAAACTTAGTCTCCAACCAACCCACAGTCATGAAAGTGCGCCAACTGAACGTGCTGTCTTGGCACAGACAAGAAACCGTCCCAACGTCGAGCTTAATTTGCCTACGCCTCCGCTTGAAACAAGTAGTGATGATGATGTGGCATACGGTACAAAAACAAAGGTGGAAAAGCATACGCATGTAGCATATGGTCTACAACAAACACCGACCCACCACGCCACACTCGTAAAAGTACAAAACGTAAGCGGCGGTATTCAGCCCGACACGCAGACTGTGGAGAAAATAAACTTTAGCCGCAGCTCGACGAGAATTTCAGCCAATTGGCCTCAAAACAATTTGAAGGTTAATCAAGTGTTTGAAAGTCAACGTCGCATGACGACAGCAGAAATTAGGCGCAACAGCCGGCGAATTGTTTTGCTTGGTCTGTTCGAGCTTTCCAACCGACAGGGACAACGTTTAGATGGCTGGAGTGAATTGAGCGCGGCACAAATGGCCGTAGAACATATCAATAGCAAGAAAATTTTACCCGACTACACACTGGAGCTCTTGACTAACGATACACAG TGTGATCCCGGTGTTGGAGTTGATCGATTTTTTCATGCCATTTACACGCAACCTGACACACGTATGATTATGCTGCTGGGCTCCGCCTGCTCGGAGGTGACTGAAAGCTTAGCCAAAGTGGTGCCGCACTGGAGTATTGTGCAG GTTTCGTTTGGTTCCACTTCACCAGCGCTCAGTGACCGCAAGGAATTCCCCAACTTTTACCGTACCGTCGCACCAGACTCATCGCACAATCCCGCGCGTATTGCTTTCATACGCTTCTTCGGTTGGGATACCGTTACCACATTTTCCCAGAACGAAGAAGTCCACTCATTGGCTGTCAATGATTTAGTAACTGAACTGGAGGCAGCAAATATCTCCTGTGCGGCAACCATTACATTTGCGGCGACAGATTTCAAGGAGCAACTATTACTGCTACGA GAGACAGATACCCGCATTATTATCGGCAGCTTCTCGCAGGACTTAGCACCACAAGTACTTTGCGAAGCGTTTCGGTTACGCATGTTCGGCGCGGATTACGCCTGGATATTGCACGAGAGCATGGGCGCGCCATGGTGGAACGACATATCGGCCACTGGAACCAATTGTACGCCGAAGGAACTGCAGGACGCCGTCGAGAATTTGATTATCATTGCCAGTCACAATAGGATTGTGGGAAATAAGACCAGCTACAGTGGATTG AGCAATGAAATGTTCTTGTCCGAATTACGTCAAAGGGCTAATGGTTTGCTTGATAACGGCAGTGTTGATAAACAACGAAAATCGAATGCGGCACGTACTCAGAATTCATTAAGAGATAAAGCATTGAACACTAACGACATACCCACCCTAAACGCTATAGCCGTATCGACTTATGCACCTCAAACGTATGACGCGGTTTGGGCAATCGCTTTAGCATTACGAGCTGCCGAAGAACGCTGGCAAAAGTTGGGTTTGCAATCAAAACTCAATCAATTCGATTATGTGCGAGCGGATATGGCGCGGGAATTCCTTCAACAGATGGCGAAATTGGATTTTCTGGGAGTGTCG GGTCCAGTTTCCTTTAGTGGCCCGGATCGCATTGGCACAACGGCTTTCTATCAAATACAAAATGGCACACTCGCGCTCGTTGCCCTCTACTATCCAGCAGTCAGCCGTTTGGATTTTCACTGCCCCCATTGCCGTGCGGTGCGCTGGCATACCGGCCAAGTGCCCATCGCCAGACGAATTTTCAAAATGCGCGTCGCCACTATCGCGACGAGCGCCTTTTATACGATAGCCACTCTATCGGTTGTCGGCATCATATTAGCCATAGCTTTCCTCGCCTTTACGTTGCACTTTCGAAAAATGAA AGCTATTAAGCTTTCTAGCCCCAAACTGAGTAATATTTCTGCAGTTGGCTGCGTTTGTGTGTATGTCGCAGTAATTTTGCTTGGACTGGACTATTCCACGCTACCCACTCCGGAGACTTCATATTCTAATGTTTGCACG GCACGTGTTTATTTGCTCTGCGCTGGCTTTTCGCTGGCATTCGGTTCGATGTTTGCCAAAACATATCGTGTTCACCGCATTTTCACACGCACCGGCAGTGTATTCAAGGACAAAATGCTACAGGACGCGCAACTTATAATGTTGGTATGTATACTGTTGGTGGTCGACGCGCTCCTCGTCACCCTCTGGGTGTTCGTCGATCCGATGGAGAGGCATTTGCACAATTTGACGTTGGAAATCAGCAGCATCGACCGAAGCGTCGTCTATCAGCCACAG GTCGAAGTTTGTCGCTCGCAACACACTCAAGGTTGGCTGGGCGCTTTATATGCCTACAAAGGCCTGTTGCTTGTGGTTGGCGTGTATATGGCTTGGGAAACGCGTCATGTGACCATACCTGCACTCAACGATTCGCAGTACATTGGTGTATCTGTGTATCTCGTAGTAATTACAAGCGCTATAGTTGTGGTTTTAGCCAACTTGATTTCAGAACGAGTGACACTAGCGTTCATAACTATAACATCACTGATACTGGCATCAACAACGGCAACATTGTGTTTGTCATTTATACCGAAACTTCACGATATTTGGGGACGAA ATGTTATTGTCGATCCAGTGATCCACAGCATGGGTTTAAAGATGGAGTGCAACACGCGACGATTTGTTATAGACGATAGACGAGAGCTACAATACCGCGTAGAGGTACAAAATCGCGTCTATAAGAAAGAAATAGCCGCACTAGATCAAGAGATACGAAAGCTTGAACGTATTCTTGAATTTGGCACTGCGTCATCAGCTACATCTTCTTCCTCGTTAGTGGGAGGACAACAAAGG CCTGAGTTAACAGTTACCAGTGATACTTCTATATTTATGCATCCATCGTCACCAACTTTCCCTCCGGTTTTTCCTGCATTGCCACCGAGTAATAATAAATCACGGGCACCCAGCATATCTGGCATCCTGCCCAACCTTTTACTATCTGTTTTACCACCGGTCATACCGCGTGCCAGTTGGCCCTCCGCTGAATACATGCAACTTTCTATGCGTCGTTCTATTGCGTTCGCCTCGCAGCCACAGCTGGAAGAACGTAAGAGCGCTGCGACCTGTCTGGCCGAACAAGACCTATACAATCTACGCATTGCCCACCGACAAGCGACGGAAACCAAAACAGGACTAATCAATCGCCTACGTGGGATATTTTCACGTACAGCCTCAAGTAACAAAGGTTCCAGTTGTAGCCTTGGCGAGCAAAAGAGTTTGCGTGCTGCATTTAAGTCACATATGGGACTCTTTACGCGTCACGTTCCCACCACGCAAGCAGCCTCTTGTAATGCCATCTACAATCAGACAAACCGTAATGATGAAGGTTCGAACGGGTCTAATGAAGCGCCGCTCAAAGCAATGAAGCGATTGTCATTTGCTAAGAGCGGTACACATTTGGATGTTGCTACGCCCGACCCCAATTTTCTGCAAATACCATCAATATCGGCAGAAACACCAGAAGAGCCCACCCACATGGGTTTGATACTGCCACTCGACGAAAGCGAATTGGAACGCATCGGTGTAGCGCGTTATACCAAAGTACACGAGACTAAAGTGAATTTCCAACTGCCTGCTAATCGGCGACCGTCCATTCTAGAACCACAACCCTCTATGCGTGAGCGAGTGCGTTGCTCTCCACGTTTTCCTCATCGCGTGGTGCCCACCAGCAGTCTGGGCGCATTGGAGGAGGCTGATGATCGCAGTAGCATAGCGTTGCAGGAACGTATACCATTGGGGCGTGCGACTGGTGCCGGAACTTGGAAATCTATGGAAGTCACTACTGAATCAAAGTTATCACTCAGTGTGACACCAAGCGATAAAAGTAGTACACCGACATCGGGCGAAGTCGAGGATATAATCGAAATTGAAATTACAAAACCCATGGATTAG